From a region of the Paenibacillus lutimineralis genome:
- a CDS encoding glycerol-3-phosphate acyltransferase: MIILLTVTAFLSGSLMFSYWLGRVASKDIRREGDGNPGAFNLWQAAGYRLGMLGIVLDFAKGYIPLLLMLQSGFIQGYEPVYVAPAFILGHVFSPFMKFKGGKAIAVTFGVWSALTRFEGALAYALVLALMKLCFRWLPSRRTDPRDADGFQVVAGFLILPIYIGLIHFSMPLLYIWVINFGILLYTNRKAWISFLKSNSYHRTTRNQGHKGDQ; this comes from the coding sequence ATGATCATCTTGTTGACCGTTACGGCATTTCTGTCCGGCTCGCTGATGTTCTCTTATTGGCTAGGGAGGGTAGCCAGCAAAGATATACGAAGAGAAGGGGACGGCAATCCGGGTGCCTTCAATTTATGGCAAGCGGCGGGTTATAGACTCGGGATGTTGGGCATTGTGCTCGATTTTGCCAAAGGGTATATTCCGTTACTCTTGATGCTGCAGTCCGGGTTCATTCAAGGCTATGAACCGGTCTATGTCGCTCCTGCTTTTATTTTGGGGCATGTATTCTCACCATTTATGAAATTCAAGGGTGGCAAAGCGATAGCCGTGACCTTTGGGGTGTGGAGTGCACTGACCAGGTTTGAGGGAGCTCTGGCTTATGCACTCGTATTGGCTTTAATGAAGCTCTGCTTTAGATGGCTACCGAGCCGCAGAACAGATCCAAGGGACGCAGATGGTTTCCAGGTGGTTGCTGGATTTCTTATATTACCGATCTATATTGGGCTAATCCATTTCTCAATGCCCTTGTTATATATCTGGGTGATTAACTTTGGTATTTTACTCTATACGAACCGGAAAGCCTGGATATCCTTTCTCAAGAGCAACTCCTATCATCGAACTACGCGTAATCAGGGGCACAAGGGTGATCAGTAG
- a CDS encoding glycosyltransferase encodes MAVCVVAVLGCISGFVLFRKNTVPESTETYIRDERISVIIPARNEEANLPHILSSLLQQSYQPDEIIVVDDGSEDRTRELAVSFGVKVVDNPELPVGWTGKTWAVWNGFLHSSGELIVFLDADVRLVPQALEKLLGIRRKFGGVISVIPYHYTEKFYERLAMITNVLGVFAFTSPFERKSKQTGLYGSCIITTRVDYEEVQGHDGIKSEILDDLNLGARYRAAGIPVTNFLGHDLVSSRMYPGGIKSELQGFGKGAVLSTANLAAPTTVLVALWLVGLIVSESFLFLWGNESWFFAALAGYIIYTLQIFYFIQYVGKFGKLMPLVHILSTLFFLIVLLYSAYQVVFIGAVSWKGRAIQVRGRS; translated from the coding sequence ATAGCAGTTTGTGTTGTTGCCGTCTTGGGGTGTATTTCAGGGTTTGTGCTGTTTCGAAAAAACACAGTACCGGAAAGTACAGAAACCTATATACGAGATGAACGGATTTCCGTCATTATCCCGGCCAGAAATGAGGAAGCGAACTTGCCGCATATTCTCAGCTCCTTACTGCAACAGAGCTATCAACCGGATGAGATTATTGTTGTGGATGATGGTTCGGAGGACCGAACTCGAGAACTTGCAGTTAGTTTCGGCGTGAAGGTGGTCGATAATCCGGAGCTGCCTGTGGGGTGGACGGGGAAGACCTGGGCCGTATGGAACGGCTTCCTGCATAGTTCCGGTGAATTGATTGTTTTTCTGGATGCGGATGTCCGGCTGGTTCCCCAGGCGCTTGAGAAGCTGCTTGGAATACGCCGCAAATTTGGCGGAGTTATCTCCGTCATTCCGTATCACTATACGGAGAAATTCTACGAACGACTAGCAATGATCACGAATGTTCTCGGCGTGTTCGCCTTCACCTCACCTTTTGAACGCAAAAGTAAACAAACAGGGCTATACGGTTCCTGTATCATTACGACCAGAGTGGACTATGAAGAGGTTCAGGGACATGATGGAATCAAGTCGGAGATTTTAGACGATCTTAATTTAGGGGCAAGGTATCGGGCAGCAGGAATTCCGGTGACCAATTTCCTGGGGCATGACCTTGTCTCCTCCAGAATGTATCCGGGCGGGATCAAAAGTGAGTTACAGGGTTTTGGAAAAGGGGCTGTTCTCAGCACCGCCAATTTGGCTGCACCAACCACCGTATTGGTTGCGTTATGGCTCGTTGGGCTCATCGTATCAGAGAGCTTCTTATTTCTCTGGGGTAACGAATCGTGGTTTTTTGCTGCACTGGCCGGATATATAATATATACGCTTCAAATTTTTTACTTTATTCAGTACGTAGGGAAGTTCGGTAAGCTTATGCCGCTGGTTCATATTTTATCAACATTGTTCTTTCTGATTGTGCTCCTGTATTCCGCCTATCAGGTCGTATTTATTGGTGCTGTGTCGTGGAAAGGAAGGGCAATCCAGGTGAGGGGCAGGTCCTAG
- a CDS encoding SPFH domain-containing protein yields the protein MALIDVIKYDGSPDVLVWKHPETELGTWTQLIVNQSQEAILFKDGRALDLYGPGRHTLSTANIPILNNIINLPFGGKSPFSAEVWYINKVSSLDVKWGTSSPIQLQDPKYNIIVPVRAFGQLGIEIEDSRKFLTKLVGTLRGFTQNTLVEYFRGLIGMNINSLITSYLVHKKISVLEINAFTSEMSDHFKSSVATAMEEYGINVLNLYVQSVNLPESDPSVKRLRDALARKAEMDILGYNYQQERTFDTLEGAAKNEGSMQAGIMGTGLGFGMGSGIGGPIGSAMSELAGAMNTKVTNKQAAYRICSNCQHANEENSAFCSSCGQPLAESIQQAAAKETVATCNVCGSPIQKDSKFCPNCGDKYFACPRCGTDNPENSLECVKCKEPLPRHCPKCSELVPGSSKFCGNCGTEVVLKCNSCGHEVGPNQKFCLECGASLLEGGND from the coding sequence ATGGCACTAATTGATGTAATCAAGTATGATGGCTCCCCGGACGTTCTCGTATGGAAGCATCCCGAGACAGAATTAGGGACATGGACTCAACTAATTGTAAATCAATCCCAGGAGGCGATTCTGTTCAAGGATGGCAGAGCGCTTGATTTATACGGCCCTGGTCGTCATACGTTAAGTACAGCAAACATACCGATATTGAACAATATCATCAATTTGCCGTTTGGAGGAAAATCTCCGTTTTCGGCTGAAGTTTGGTATATTAACAAGGTAAGTTCGTTGGATGTGAAGTGGGGAACGTCCAGCCCGATTCAATTACAGGATCCTAAGTATAATATTATTGTTCCTGTTAGGGCTTTTGGACAGTTGGGTATTGAAATTGAGGATTCACGCAAATTCCTGACCAAATTGGTAGGAACACTACGCGGATTTACCCAGAATACGTTGGTCGAGTACTTCCGCGGCTTAATAGGAATGAACATTAACTCGCTAATTACTTCGTACCTTGTACATAAAAAGATCAGCGTGCTGGAGATCAACGCATTTACTAGTGAAATGTCAGATCATTTCAAAAGTTCTGTAGCTACTGCTATGGAAGAGTACGGGATTAATGTCTTAAACCTATACGTTCAGAGCGTGAACCTTCCAGAGTCGGATCCTTCCGTCAAGCGCTTGAGAGATGCGCTGGCACGCAAAGCGGAGATGGACATCCTCGGATACAATTATCAGCAGGAGCGTACCTTTGATACGTTAGAGGGAGCCGCCAAAAATGAAGGAAGCATGCAGGCCGGAATTATGGGGACCGGACTTGGCTTTGGAATGGGATCAGGCATTGGCGGCCCGATAGGAAGTGCGATGTCCGAGCTTGCAGGAGCTATGAATACAAAAGTGACAAACAAGCAAGCCGCCTACCGTATTTGTTCGAACTGCCAGCATGCTAACGAGGAGAATTCGGCTTTTTGCAGCAGCTGCGGCCAGCCGTTAGCGGAGAGTATACAACAAGCCGCGGCCAAGGAAACCGTCGCAACCTGCAACGTTTGCGGCTCTCCGATTCAGAAGGATTCCAAGTTTTGTCCGAACTGTGGTGATAAATATTTTGCCTGTCCAAGGTGCGGTACGGATAATCCTGAGAATAGCCTGGAATGTGTAAAATGTAAGGAGCCGTTACCTCGTCATTGTCCCAAGTGCAGCGAATTAGTGCCGGGTAGCAGTAAATTCTGCGGTAATTGTGGTACGGAAGTTGTTCTAAAATGCAATAGCTGCGGGCATGAAGTTGGTCCAAATCAAAAATTCTGTTTGGAATGCGGGGCCAGCCTGTTGGAAGGGGGCAACGATTAG
- a CDS encoding transcriptional regulator, with product MSTFEQIYEEWLEKNIAQEENQRRRELLVKGLGHGTIEFLRTIWYPAVQHFDHLYPEWEVRDFHNGYRYIDLAYLPGTMKGAIEIQGYGPHARDLDVRRFKDLCWRHSLLALDHWIILPIAYLSIKDEPQRCQQLILSFIGRFMAVDAPPELDYLEAETVRFALRQFHSFSPAELANHLSISDQYARRILHKLVSANHLEVATGSKRYRKYRLRNL from the coding sequence TTGTCAACATTCGAGCAGATATATGAGGAATGGCTGGAGAAAAATATTGCTCAGGAAGAAAATCAAAGAAGACGTGAATTATTAGTAAAAGGACTGGGACATGGAACAATTGAATTTCTACGCACCATTTGGTATCCCGCCGTTCAACATTTCGATCACTTATATCCTGAATGGGAAGTACGCGATTTTCATAACGGGTATCGTTACATCGATCTTGCCTATCTTCCTGGAACAATGAAAGGTGCCATCGAAATTCAAGGCTACGGCCCCCATGCTAGGGATCTTGACGTTAGACGGTTTAAGGACCTTTGCTGGCGGCATAGCTTGTTAGCACTGGATCATTGGATCATTTTGCCGATTGCTTACCTTTCAATTAAAGATGAGCCGCAGCGATGTCAACAGCTTATCCTATCATTCATTGGCAGGTTTATGGCTGTTGATGCGCCGCCCGAGCTAGATTATCTTGAAGCGGAAACCGTACGTTTTGCACTACGACAGTTCCATTCTTTTAGTCCGGCAGAGCTTGCAAATCACCTGAGCATTTCAGACCAATACGCACGGCGTATTTTACATAAGCTGGTATCTGCGAATCATTTGGAGGTAGCCACCGGAAGTAAGAGATATCGCAAATACCGTCTAAGAAACCTATGA
- a CDS encoding MFS transporter: MDYRKKTVVASVAGLTLEGMDIMFISFAMTMIISEFNIDLATGGLISSITNIGMLLGGIIFGVLADKYGRVKVFTYTVLLFAIGTALTGLATNIEQVYIYRFIAGLGAGGEYGIGMALVAEAWPKNKQGRASSYVSVGAQYGVILAALLSAVILPTLGWRALFLVGVLPVIFAFIVRKNLEESPEWLAAQKNKKEDNKGKLAGLFATPRTSMTTISLIIMATVQIAGYNGLMIWLPSMLQKSQGLSVSSSALWTISTAVGMIIGMLAFGRFMDRFGAKRAFGIFLIASACAVFLYSYATGSIAILLGGAIVGFFSNGMFAGYGALIGNFYPVQIRSTATNTIFNFGRAIGGFSPIFVGYILQRYDMTVVMIYLAALYCVSFIVMLTLKKGSNQDLQSVEVK; encoded by the coding sequence ATGGATTATCGTAAGAAAACAGTGGTAGCTTCAGTAGCTGGTTTAACGTTAGAAGGGATGGACATCATGTTTATTTCCTTTGCGATGACAATGATTATTTCAGAATTTAACATTGATCTCGCAACGGGTGGACTGATTTCATCCATCACGAATATTGGTATGCTGTTAGGTGGAATTATTTTTGGGGTTTTAGCTGATAAGTATGGGCGGGTAAAAGTGTTTACGTACACTGTCTTGTTGTTTGCCATTGGAACAGCTCTAACTGGACTCGCAACGAATATTGAACAAGTATATATTTATAGATTTATTGCAGGTCTTGGCGCAGGAGGCGAATACGGAATAGGTATGGCTCTTGTTGCTGAGGCCTGGCCAAAGAATAAGCAAGGGAGAGCTTCTTCATATGTTAGTGTAGGTGCTCAGTACGGGGTTATTTTAGCAGCATTGCTCAGTGCTGTTATTCTACCAACTTTAGGGTGGAGAGCTTTATTCTTAGTTGGTGTGTTACCTGTTATTTTCGCCTTTATTGTACGTAAGAATCTTGAGGAATCACCGGAATGGCTGGCTGCTCAAAAAAATAAAAAAGAGGACAATAAAGGGAAGTTAGCCGGGCTTTTTGCGACGCCTAGAACATCGATGACAACAATTTCATTGATTATTATGGCAACTGTGCAAATTGCCGGCTACAATGGCTTAATGATTTGGTTACCATCTATGTTGCAGAAATCTCAAGGTTTATCGGTTTCAAGCTCTGCTTTATGGACAATTAGTACAGCGGTTGGCATGATTATTGGGATGCTTGCGTTTGGCCGATTTATGGATCGATTTGGCGCAAAGCGGGCTTTTGGTATATTTTTGATTGCATCAGCATGTGCTGTGTTTTTATACTCTTACGCAACTGGAAGTATCGCCATTTTACTCGGTGGCGCGATTGTCGGCTTTTTCTCGAATGGCATGTTCGCCGGGTATGGAGCTTTAATTGGTAATTTTTATCCTGTACAAATTCGAAGTACGGCGACAAATACGATTTTTAACTTCGGTAGAGCTATAGGAGGATTTTCACCAATTTTTGTTGGCTATATTCTTCAAAGGTATGACATGACGGTCGTAATGATCTACTTGGCTGCCTTATACTGCGTTTCCTTCATTGTGATGTTAACTTTAAAAAAAGGCTCAAACCAGGATCTACAATCGGTTGAAGTAAAGTAA